A stretch of Pseudodesulfovibrio sp. JC047 DNA encodes these proteins:
- a CDS encoding IclR family transcriptional regulator, with the protein MAKLSSARRVLRVLSILKGNTIHGLSNGEIAKALDESPVNISRALDVLVDEGFSTKLDSGRYALGLQVAKIGYAHINELDMAERRINELRQRTMAGALN; encoded by the coding sequence ATGGCTAAATTATCCTCTGCCCGTCGCGTATTGCGCGTCCTGTCCATCCTCAAGGGCAACACCATTCACGGCCTGTCCAACGGCGAGATCGCCAAGGCCCTGGACGAATCACCCGTCAATATTTCCCGCGCGCTCGACGTCCTGGTGGACGAAGGATTCAGCACCAAGCTGGACTCCGGGCGTTACGCCCTGGGCCTCCAGGTGGCGAAGATCGGATACGCGCACATCAATGAACTGGATATGGCCGAAAGACGAATCAACGAACTCAGGCAGCGCACCATGGCCGGTGCCTTGAACTAA